The Thermithiobacillus plumbiphilus genome includes a region encoding these proteins:
- a CDS encoding OprO/OprP family phosphate-selective porin: MRKYILMAAVAAAVAGVSGNAMAEIKVKAGGRIMVDGEFGRGINGSKGFEPSSSAQETDFDSQLDRARLNLSGTVSPDWGFKIEYDFASGSASAKDIYLAYKGFKPASVLIGNFKEPFGLEELTSSKYMTFMDRTIVNGQFAPSRNVGAALHTGGSNYSATVGMFGKGTSKGQDPKYSVAGRVTFAPIATKTTAVHLGAAVNYIDVHSSSLYTSSGAITTGDTNNKEPAGYHIGNPNFVDLDKSTIGGLEAAAVFGPASIQGEYMKAFNDYLDPTHNSDPSGWYVQASFFPTGESRNYVANKGAFGRIKTSGNAVELAARYGVLKLDQAGQDDVKQTTLGANWYATSHLRFMANYEMLDYGNNTGVPESDDNFFMARAQVDW, encoded by the coding sequence ATGCGCAAGTATATTCTGATGGCGGCGGTCGCCGCAGCGGTAGCAGGTGTGAGCGGTAACGCCATGGCTGAAATCAAGGTCAAGGCGGGTGGCCGTATCATGGTTGATGGTGAGTTTGGACGCGGCATCAACGGGTCAAAAGGATTTGAACCATCTTCCAGTGCACAGGAAACTGATTTCGACAGCCAGCTCGATCGCGCCCGGCTGAACCTGAGCGGTACGGTCAGCCCGGACTGGGGCTTCAAGATCGAATACGATTTTGCCTCCGGCAGCGCGTCCGCCAAGGACATCTACCTAGCTTACAAGGGCTTCAAGCCCGCCTCGGTGCTGATCGGTAACTTCAAGGAACCCTTCGGCCTGGAAGAACTGACCAGCTCCAAGTACATGACCTTCATGGACCGTACCATTGTCAACGGCCAGTTCGCCCCCAGCCGTAATGTGGGTGCGGCCCTGCACACGGGTGGTTCCAACTACTCCGCCACAGTCGGTATGTTTGGCAAGGGAACCAGCAAGGGCCAGGATCCCAAGTACAGTGTGGCTGGCCGCGTGACTTTCGCCCCCATCGCCACCAAGACCACAGCCGTGCACCTGGGTGCCGCGGTGAACTACATCGACGTGCATTCCAGCTCTCTTTATACTTCCAGTGGTGCAATTACTACAGGTGATACGAACAATAAAGAGCCAGCCGGTTATCATATCGGCAACCCGAATTTCGTGGATCTCGACAAGAGCACCATTGGTGGCCTGGAAGCCGCGGCCGTGTTCGGCCCCGCCTCCATCCAGGGCGAATACATGAAGGCTTTCAACGACTATCTAGACCCGACACATAACAGCGATCCCTCCGGCTGGTACGTGCAGGCCAGCTTCTTCCCCACCGGCGAATCACGCAACTATGTGGCCAACAAGGGCGCCTTTGGCCGCATCAAGACCAGCGGCAACGCCGTCGAACTGGCCGCCCGTTATGGCGTGCTGAAGCTTGATCAGGCCGGCCAGGACGATGTCAAGCAGACCACCCTTGGCGCCAACTGGTATGCCACCTCGCACCTGCGTTTCATGGCCAACTATGAAATGCTCGACTACGGCAACAACACCGGTGTGCCCGAAAGCGACGACAACTTCTTCATGGCCCGTGCCCAGGTGGACTGGTAA
- a CDS encoding phospholipase D-like domain-containing protein — translation MSSRLLVLLLCGGLLALLQGCAHRLDGRVRLGAPLPHGLEQAAFQRAAAGIGHAPILSGNRVDILNNGQMIFPAMLDAIGQAKSSINLESYIFWSDGVGSLFAEALSERARAGVQVRVLLDAVGSRKLGADLQEKMRAAGCQVVWYRPAALRTLGHVNDRTHRRILVVDGRAGFTGSVGIADPWRGKAQSPDHWRDTQVRITGPLVAQMQAAFAEGWQEATGEALLGPAIYPELAATGSDRAQIVSTSPLGAATPRLRLLFELAIRSAQKRIYIANSYFVPDAALLDALGQAARRGVDVRILLPGAYIDVPFIQPISRARLGRLLRDGVKVYEYQPTMMHSKYMVVDGVWSSLGSSNLDNRSFASNNELNVQVYGQSFARGLEAVFLADLAKSRVYGLTDWQARSSWQRLQARLLSILEPAL, via the coding sequence ATGAGTTCTCGGCTCCTGGTCCTGCTGCTTTGCGGTGGCCTGCTTGCCCTGTTGCAGGGCTGCGCGCACCGGCTGGACGGCCGGGTGCGTCTGGGCGCACCCTTGCCCCATGGTCTCGAGCAGGCAGCCTTTCAGCGCGCGGCCGCAGGCATCGGGCACGCCCCGATCCTGTCCGGCAACCGGGTGGATATCCTCAACAATGGCCAGATGATCTTTCCGGCCATGCTCGACGCCATTGGCCAGGCGAAATCCAGCATCAATCTCGAAAGCTATATCTTCTGGTCTGACGGGGTGGGCAGCCTGTTTGCCGAGGCCCTGAGCGAGCGGGCCCGGGCCGGCGTGCAGGTGCGGGTGCTGCTGGATGCGGTGGGGTCGCGCAAGCTCGGGGCTGACTTGCAGGAAAAGATGCGGGCGGCTGGCTGCCAGGTGGTCTGGTACCGGCCAGCGGCCCTGCGCACCTTAGGGCACGTGAACGACCGCACGCATCGGCGCATTCTGGTGGTGGATGGCCGGGCCGGATTCACCGGCAGCGTGGGAATTGCCGATCCCTGGCGCGGCAAGGCCCAGAGTCCGGACCATTGGCGCGACACCCAGGTGCGCATCACGGGCCCCCTGGTGGCGCAGATGCAGGCGGCCTTCGCCGAGGGCTGGCAGGAAGCCACCGGCGAAGCCCTGCTGGGGCCGGCGATCTATCCCGAGCTGGCGGCAACCGGCAGCGACAGGGCACAGATCGTGAGCACCTCGCCGCTGGGGGCTGCCACTCCGCGCCTGCGCCTGCTGTTCGAACTGGCCATCCGCTCGGCGCAGAAACGCATTTATATTGCCAATTCATACTTCGTGCCGGATGCGGCCCTGCTCGATGCGCTGGGTCAGGCCGCTCGCCGGGGCGTGGATGTGCGCATCCTGTTGCCCGGCGCCTACATCGATGTGCCGTTCATCCAGCCGATCAGCCGGGCACGGCTGGGCCGGTTGTTGCGAGATGGCGTGAAGGTGTACGAGTATCAGCCCACCATGATGCACAGCAAGTACATGGTTGTGGACGGGGTCTGGTCGAGCCTGGGTTCGTCGAATCTGGACAACCGCTCCTTCGCCAGCAACAATGAACTCAACGTCCAGGTCTACGGACAATCTTTCGCCAGGGGACTGGAGGCGGTATTCCTCGCGGATCTTGCCAAAAGCCGGGTTTATGGCCTGACGGACTGGCAAGCCCGTTCGAGCTGGCAGCGCCTGCAGGCGAGACTGCTGTCGATCCTGGAACCCGCACTCTGA